In Zingiber officinale cultivar Zhangliang chromosome 9B, Zo_v1.1, whole genome shotgun sequence, the genomic window agcctagagatgacttctccaaattcttaagagtcttttccaaagtatcaagtcttgacttcaagacttgattctccttctctaatacctcaatttttgatttatcactcttccttgaggtattcctaggcatgtgtctaattgatttaggattcctacctaggttatccttagccttagatgggttgatcctagggttagccttcctagtgttatccttatctaggctcacatgttttgcacctaagcacatgtattgattcctaaggttatcatgcttgttattatcgacaagtgcaataaaattcctagcatgcattttattagagttgcaaaaatgaaccttagaggttaccttagggtttgccttagctccccctatcgatgtgcccggtctcttgcccttgtgaggttgcctccccctcggacaatggctcctatagtgtcccctttgcttgcattggaagcacacgatgtgctccttgcccttgcgtttcgggactccggcttccttgacctttggcgccggtggagtctttcttaccctctttggacacttactcttgtaatgtccatgttccctacactcaaaacacattatgtgtaatttgcttgaaatcacagtgtttgagttacctagggttgtggatggagatgagctttcttcttcaacccttccggaggtggaaacttcttcttcttgctccgaacttgagcaagaggaactctcctcctcttcttccttggatgttgagtagccctcaactcccaattcgctccctccatgatgtgagctacttggctcactaggctcctcttcatggcttgaagtggagctctcctcatggtacttggccaagttatcccacaattccttggcattgttgtatttacctatcttacacaaaatattagtaggtaatgaaaattcaattgttttagttacctcattgttgatcgtggattggtggacttgttccttcgtccacttgttcttctctagaggctctccttctttatccattggaggagaaaacccttcttgtacacaaaaccagttcaacatattagtcctaagaaaatacatcatccttaccttccaatatgtgaagttgtcgttgtagaagggtggaatcgtgatgtcttctccgaattgatccatctctagctttgctcccacgggtgttgatccgataaagagcggcctcgctttgataccacttgttgggatccttcgtactcggctagagagggggggtgtgaatagccgaccccaatctttctcgtttcttcctacgattaggttagcgcagcggaaaatacaaagaaacgaaagagaagaaaaacaaacctcaacacaaggatgtaacgaggttcggagattagggctcctactcctcggcgtgtccgtaaggtggacgagtccagtcaatccgtcggtggatgagtccccggagaaccggctaatacactatactccttgtgggtggagaaacctcgccacaaatgtttgcaacagcaaacaaagagtacaagagcagtaagaaaagcaatacaatatgaatacaatcgcactctaccaattgcttgctttcttgtcgactggaggtgaagcagcaacttcacgcaacgcctacaacagcaggaacccagccggaagctcacgcgaagctttggaggagctcaacaaagctcaagcacagcagcacttagaacagcaagaaggaagaaggagatctattcgcacagaagatgcctcgatcctttatacctgcgaagaagaaacagcgaagaaactaaccgttgtgtcgcaacggctagaaccctgatcggtctacagaccgatcagcctaggcgcatgaGGCTTCGTTTGTCACTGATCGGTCCCTCAGGGGATCACCGATGCCTCCCGATGACCTGTAGCTGAATCAGGAACCTCCATCGATCCATAGACCGATCGGGCTCGGATCGCTCACGCCATCGATCCAGCTCGATCTGGCACGGTAGAaggcatctggatcggtcggcagaccgatccacggtttcttctcgcgaggttctgatcggtctcggaCATCGATCAGATTGCAATCGATGAGCCATCGATGCGATTAcgatcggtcacgaccgatcgtggcaaacgcagatcaccggatcggtccactgccgatccaactcctcgtttagagtgccctctctaacctagttcggagaacgagccaccgagccctctcgactccatatgccaagcttcactcacttggacttctcaacaccggatgtccgatcacccttgatccatctggattttcctgcccggcttcactcacgggactttccaccggcttcactcaccagatttcctgccaacatcccagttaggactttctcattcacctagcttcactcactagattttcacttcactcaccaggatttccaatctgcctggcttcactcaccaggatttccaatctgcctggcttcactcaccaggacttttccgtctgcctggcttcactcaccaggacttcccaactgcctaacatcccagttaggactttccactgcctggcttcactcaccaggactttccaactgcctaacatcccagttaggactttccactgcctggcttcactcaccaggacttctccgtgccaagtcttcatacttggacttttcccgtgccaagtctccatacttggacttttcccgtgccaagctccctgcttggacttttccagtgccaagtctccatacttggacttttcccgtgccaagctccctgcttggacttttccagtgccaagtctccatacttggacttttcgcgtgccaagctccctgcttggacttttccgtgccaagtccccatacttggacttttccagtgccaagctccctgcttggacttttccgtgccaagtctccatacttggacttttcccgaatcaggtcaaccaggtcaaccttgacctacggttgcaccaataatctcccaaacatctattcttgtcccacatcaagaatagaactctctcacgagtgtcaaacatcaacatgcaacacaactaggtcaaccttgacctaaggttgcaccgacaatcttcccaagtcaaacatcaaaatacaactcgagtcacgtcaactcgagtcgggtcaaccaggtcaaccttgacctaaggttgcaccaacattaaggTACGTAGGCTTGCTTATGTAGATTTTTGTAGTCCTTCACTTAACATTCTGACATGAGCAGGAATTATATTTCTTGCTATGAAGATATATGCTTTTGACTACAAGTTATTTTAGGAATTCATAAAATTCATCAGAACTGTGTTCTCTTTTAATGTATTTTTGAAGGATTGCACTTATTGCAGGTGTGGTTTTGGTTTATTAATGTATGGATTTGGTTCTAAAAAAGCCTTGCTCGAGGATTTTGCTTCAACAAGCTTAACTGATTTTGGAGTGGTCGTGATCAATGGCTATCTTCCATCAAACAATCTTAAACAAGTACGATTTTTCTTCCCTCTATGCAATTAAACCCTGTGGCTTACAaaacctatattttgatagttttttttttggttttgctAATTTTACTTCTGGAACCAGTGAATGCACATTACTTCAaggcatattaaaaaaaaaattggaaaactAAAGTTGCTGGGGTATCAAATAATTATCAACTGAAAGAAATTTGTATTTTTCTATTATATTCTTTTGGTCAGAGAGATTTTCTGTATTTAATGTGCTTAGATGTCTCTCTCATTCTTTCGGCACACCAACCAATTTTTGTGGTGATAATCTAGTATTGTTGCTAACAATGTTTAAATTTGATATGGTGATATGGGTGTTTTTCTCTTAGATTGCacattttaattcaaattttatgtttttttaatataagAAACAGCTTAGCTTTTAAGTATGTTCATCATTCCAGAGCAATTATCTGTACTAGTTTATATTCTATAGCTTAATCACTTACACTCTTTATTTATAATGTGTTCATTCTTAAAGGCCCTGATAACCCTAGCTGAAGTCCTCTCGGACCAATTAAAACATGAAAGGAAGAGCTCTACAAGAAGCAAATCGAACACTGAACATACTTTTAGTTCTCTGTCAATTGAAGATCTTCTCTCATTTCTGAATGTGCAACTTCCACAAGACAATAACTGTTTTGTCTGTGTTATCATACACAACATTGATGGTCCTTCTTTGAGAGATCCTGATTCACAACAGTATCTTGCGCAATTAGCAAGCTGTTCTAGAGTCCGTATGGTTGCATCGATTGACCATGTGAATGCACCTCTTTGTAAGTTTTGGTTAACTTGCATTTCCTATTTGACAGTTTAGCATTTTTCTTTGGTTCTTTACCTACTTCTCACATGCTTCTGATCAGTTAATCATGTTATAGCATTTTGTTAGCATCAAAGTCACTACGTTTAATGAATTTCTGTGGCTACTAGTTGCATGCTTCTTTAGATACCTAGTGGCTGATATCttgattttggaaagaagagcgATATAGTTGAATGTTTCATTAGATACCTAGTGGCTGATATCATTAGAAGGCTTTGTTCACTCAAAGTTATATTTAATGGGAGGGGACTTACTCAAAAGAGGTGGAGGTCGATGAGAGAGTGGAAGAGAGGAAAATCTGATTTTTATGCTATACATGTTTTGTTTCTCAGTCCTTGCTAAATGAGTCTGCTCAAGGTTTTGCGCTGCTTTAATGCTCACTTGGTTTGTTTGTAGTGTGGGACAAGAAGATGGTGCACACTCAGTTCAAGTGGTCGTGGCATCACGTCCCAACTTTTGCCCCTTACAAGGCGGAGGGCAATTTTTTCCCATTGATTTTGGCAAATTATGGCAATGCCCAAACCACGAAAACTGCTTTGGTTGTTCTACAGAGTTTGACACCCAATGCGCAGAGTGTTTTTAAAATCCTTGCCGAGCATCAGCTAGCCAATGAGAAAGAAGGCGAGTCGAATCACAATACATTGGTAGTTAGTAATACATTGGTAGTTAGACTCTAATCTTCTTTTGTTTTCAGGCATGCCAAACAGCACCTTGTACACCAAGTGCCGCGCGCGATTCCTGGTTAGCAACCAAGTAACACTGAATTCCCATCTAACAGAGTTCAAAGACCATGAGTTAGTGAAGGCGAGACGGCACTCAGATGGACAAGATTGTTTCTACATTCCTCTACCCTCTGAAGCACTCAGCAAGCTCTTGCAAGAATTGGCATAATCTGATTTCTCGTGGTCCAGTTGTTAGCGAAGTCAACCGTGTGTTTATTTTTTGTGCATTGTTGTGCTCATTCAATGTGTTTTAGCAACTCTAGCTGCTCTAGTTCTTTAGTTTCTATGTTCCTCTATCCCCTTCTAAGCACTCAGTAAGCTGTTGTAAGGATTGGCATGTTTCCCATAAATGATTAGTTTTCAATTGACTCTTCTTACTAAAGTCAACCCAGTGCATTCTTTTATTCTTGCAATTGATTAGTTTTCAGTTGACTTTTGaatgttcttttattttaactcATGTCAACGGAGTGTTTTTTTTAGTAATTCAGTATCTAAGTTTTTGAATTGATTAATCACATTGGTCTTGttatatgaaaattttctatctGTCATTAGAGTAAAGCCGGAAATGTTCACGAAGACTTATCCAAACGGTTAACGTTCTTAGATTTGTTGTTCCATTGAAGGATAATCTTACGCGGCAgttgagatttaaattttaaatgttcGTTTGAAT contains:
- the LOC122024233 gene encoding origin of replication complex subunit 2-like — translated: MSVSPEGNVETFQIVTRKGEMLSKFLLAGTTWGVIISVKFLTRLVEKMDVGVHEMTMEDEEDDFMLSRNYFLAKEIGSSSRKKSSQKHVVDINHVDEQVLRKEVFDIPVKHENEIQHLIKSYRNLYPKWLFELSDCTYCRCGFGLLMYGFGSKKALLEDFASTSLTDFGVVVINGYLPSNNLKQALITLAEVLSDQLKHERKSSTRSKSNTEHTFSSLSIEDLLSFLNVQLPQDNNCFVCVIIHNIDGPSLRDPDSQQYLAQLASCSRVRMVASIDHVNAPLLWDKKMVHTQFKWSWHHVPTFAPYKAEGNFFPLILANYGNAQTTKTALVVLQSLTPNAQSVFKILAEHQLANEKEGMPNSTLYTKCRARFLVSNQVTLNSHLTEFKDHELVKARRHSDGQDCFYIPLPSEALSKLLQELA